A stretch of Candidatus Dormiibacterota bacterium DNA encodes these proteins:
- a CDS encoding PQQ-binding-like beta-propeller repeat protein — protein MRTPRLAAPAVIGTLALVLVGATSAPAGDWRQDGFDAQHTRFNNVETTLSRSNVGHLKRAMVTPVVTGSGPVIVAGTAYLSSSSAGDAQAIDTVTGTVRWTVNACNQGQQTSAPAFAMGGIWVGLDDPAIVGMRSGSGATIACPSPGDLFPTALAAAGRSVYAGGGSGEVVAVDASSGRVRWAVRPHSPVLGASMATPAVTIDGSALLVGSSNGYVYRLAAATGAVVWARYLDSCGESAVTVSGSLLYVSGCNLYALSAATGSVVWQSTHLGPVITAPAVANGLVIAGAAGTYAGLAAFDAATGRRVWSANEFVQDPPTVANGVVYVDAEFSLDMFSSDTGALLGRVSTLSSGYAYQGSPIPVDGRVYLWSDSYLDGTGARLEAFVP, from the coding sequence ATGCGCACACCCCGACTCGCCGCCCCCGCCGTGATCGGGACCCTGGCACTCGTTCTCGTCGGCGCGACCAGTGCGCCGGCCGGCGACTGGCGGCAGGACGGATTCGACGCGCAGCACACCCGGTTCAACAACGTCGAGACCACGCTGAGCCGGTCCAACGTCGGGCACCTGAAGCGCGCCATGGTCACTCCGGTCGTGACCGGATCGGGTCCGGTGATCGTCGCTGGCACCGCCTACCTGTCGAGCTCGTCCGCCGGGGACGCACAGGCGATCGACACCGTCACCGGGACGGTGCGCTGGACCGTGAACGCCTGCAATCAGGGCCAGCAGACGTCCGCCCCGGCCTTTGCGATGGGCGGCATCTGGGTCGGGCTCGACGACCCCGCCATCGTCGGGATGAGGAGCGGCAGCGGCGCCACCATCGCCTGTCCCAGCCCCGGCGACCTGTTCCCGACCGCGCTGGCGGCGGCCGGCCGGTCGGTGTACGCGGGCGGGGGGAGCGGTGAGGTGGTCGCGGTCGACGCGTCGTCGGGACGGGTGCGCTGGGCGGTCCGGCCGCACAGTCCCGTCCTCGGTGCGTCCATGGCCACCCCCGCGGTGACCATCGACGGCAGCGCGCTCCTCGTCGGCTCGAGCAACGGCTATGTCTACCGGCTGGCCGCCGCCACCGGCGCCGTGGTCTGGGCACGGTACCTCGACAGCTGCGGCGAGTCCGCGGTCACGGTCTCGGGATCGCTCCTCTACGTGAGCGGCTGCAACCTCTACGCGCTCTCCGCGGCGACCGGCTCGGTGGTCTGGCAGAGCACGCACCTCGGACCCGTGATCACCGCGCCGGCGGTGGCCAACGGGCTGGTGATCGCCGGCGCCGCGGGGACCTACGCCGGGCTCGCCGCCTTCGATGCCGCCACCGGCAGGAGGGTCTGGTCGGCCAACGAGTTCGTCCAGGATCCTCCGACCGTGGCCAACGGGGTCGTCTACGTGGATGCGGAGTTCAGCCTCGACATGTTCAGCAGCGACACCGGTGCCCTGCTCGGGCGGGTGAGCACGCTCTCCTCCGGCTACGCCTACCAGGGCAGCCCGATCCCGGTGGACGGACGCGTGTACCTCTGGTCGGACAGCTACCTGGACGGCACCGGCGCGAGGCTCGAGGCCTTCGTTCCATGA